GACTCAGCGGAAGCTAGGAAGATTAAAGCGAGGGCGGCTAGGTTTACAATTTTGAAcgataccttatacaaaagagggttTTCCCTACCTTATCTGAAGTGCctcgacgaggaagaagccaagtatgTCCTTCACGAAATCCACGAAGGGATTTATGGAGACCATGCCGGGCCTAGATCCCTAATAAGCAAAGTTGTCCGCACAGGATACTTCTGGCCAACCATGCAGGCATACGCCAcggagctcgtcaagaggtgcgacaagtgtcagaggttcgGGAATGTCCAGAGGTTGCCAGCAGAAAAGATGACGACGATTACCTCCCcgtggcctttcgcacaatgggggattgATATCGTCGGCCCATTACCCCAAGGAAGAGGACAGGTAAGGTTCTTGCTCGTCACTatcgattacttcactaaatgggtcgaagcgGAAGCAATGGCAACAATCACAGACGCAAGAATCCGTAGCTTCGTGTGGAGAAATATAGtttgcaggttcgggattccatgaacaattattttagataatggcCGACAGTTTGACAGCCAGGGATTTAGGGACTTCTGCTCGGGGCTAGGCATCAAGAATAAATTCTCATCGCCTGGACACCCGCAGTCAAACGAACAAACAGAAGTGACTAATTGAACCCTGCTCAGGATCGTCAAAGCCCGGCTAGACGAAGCTAAGGGCACATGGCcggaagaattgcccaatgtcttgtggcCTGGAAGAATTGCCCAgtgtcttgtgggcctacagaacgACTGCAAGAACCTCAACGGGAGAGACAcctttcaggctcacttatggcacCGAAGCTGTGATTCCCGTCGAAATAGGTATGTCCAGCATCAGGCGAGAAGTGTTCCATGAGGAGGACAACGACGACCAACTTCGAATCAATCTGGATTGCTTAGACGAAGTTAGGGATAAGGCCTCGGACGTGACGAAGAAATACCAACAGAAGATGAATGAATACTATAACAAAAGGGTCAAGCTCAGAAGACTAGGAATTGGCGACCTCGTCCTACGCAAGGTGACTACTACAACCAAAAACTCCGCCCACAGGAAGCTCGGCCCCACGTGGGAAGGGCCTTATAGGGTCGTGCACTACTCCCGACAGGGTAGCTATCATTTGAAAACCCTAGACGGACAAAAACTCCCGCGACCCTGGAACATAGAGcatttgaagaagtaccaccaacagATGTAAATCAAGAGTGTACCGATTCctcaaaattaaatgaaataatgattCAAATAATATGTTCATACAGGTACCATCAATAGAAAGTCCCGAAGACccgctaccaaaaaaaaaaaaattttctaagtaataagatttcgcatagacggatgtgcattactgacgaagacaaaagcaaagaatttttgtctaagtaataagattccgcatagacggatgtacattactgacgaagacaaaagcaaagaacttttgtctaagtaataagattccgcatagacggatgtacattactgacgaaaacaaaaacaaagaacttttgtctaagtaataagattccgcatagacagatgtacattactgacgaagacaaagattccgcatagacggatgtacattactgacgaagacaaaagcaaagaacttttgtctaagtaataagattccgcatagacggatgtacattactgacgaagacaaaagcaaagaacttttgtctaagtaataagattccgcatagacggatgtacattactgacgaaaacaaaaacaaagaaattttgtctaagtaataagattccgcatagacggatgtacattactgacgaagacaaaagcaaaaaaaaaaaaaaagcctaagtacAGAAGAAGGCTTAAGTAATAACGTTCCCATCAAATGAACGTACATTACTGACGGatacaaaaaaattgacatatagCAGAACATGTGAAAGTAGATACGatattataaaagcctaaaaaccaAAGGCCATTGTTCGTacgaaaaacaaaagagaaacccataaacactgggctaaaaatacacataGAAACTTTTAAAATGTTCTGGAAAGTAAGCCTTAAAACATAgggcacaaaaagaaaaagaaaaaagggagagaTTAGCAACGATAACATCGGATTCaacaaggaaaggaaaggaaaggatactgacgcacctaaagtcggggttccccaccgacgaagcaatcGGGGGATATCTCCCCAATCCTGGTTAGAGGGGGTCTCAAAGTCGTCCcctgacacaaacacaaatctggacttcTAGTATCTGAAGGACGAGGGTAAGGCCTTGACGATtctggttcttctctcccaaggtactagctcatAATACCCATACTCCTTCGACTCTTTCAAACGGTACAAATAAACAAGCTCGTTTACCTTGATCATATCCCCATTAGCAGCCaaccatatctccatacagTTGACTACTatcctccacgaattgggcatgAGCTGCCCAGGAGCAATACCCAAATAAGCTAAAAGCTCCATTACAAACGGGTGAACGGGAAGCCTTAATCCACAAGTAAAAGCggcctcatagaagcacacttcacctgGGAAAAACTGACAAGCCCTCTCCTCGTCAGTAGGCCAACGAACCCAAACTCGCTCCAGGaactgaaacctatccctaaacctaccCACGGCATCGGAATCTAGCCCACATGCCTCCACGAGGGCATGGAAAGCCTTAATTTCTCTAAAGGACGACGCGACAGTATCCCCCTCCATAAGATCACCACTAGACGATAACCCCGTCTCTAGATCACTAGACCTAACTTCAGACATCGGCCGTTGTTCCCTCACCAAACCCTCAAACCAATCGACTGACTGGCGAAGCAGGGGAAACAAATCGCCCAAAAGAATGCCTAAGCTACTACCCGCAAAAACGAAACCCTCCAAATTGGGAAAAACACCTAAGTACCCTCCTAAACGAGcgaaaagaaaggaaatcgaAGGGCAAGTTTGTCTAACTTCTAAGCTACCGACCATGGACACCCAGACAAAGCACAGGTAAATAGGAAagtactggaaaaaaaaaacaagcagaaaccaaaaagaaaagggaatcAAACGCTtacgaagaagaaaaaagaggaaacaAAGAGAAATGGAATAGGAAACATACCTCAAAGAGAAGAGACAAGAAGCCCAACACGCACCAGCTCAGAGGGAAATGAAGAAAtaggtgagagagaaaaagctaGGACAAACtgagaattagaaaaaaatgtaagataAAGCAAGGGAgaagaagtttaaaaaccaaatggaGGTGAAaccgaaaatcggcgggaaacccaagggacATAATTCTCCGCCAACCACATCATGCCACGTTGCCACAACCCACGTAACGCCGCCACcacgcattcaatgcggcacggAATCccatgagccaaaaaaaaaaactgttcgaTTTCCACGATCGTTACTGACGACCGTGAAACccggggggcatctgatgggactgacgaagtgaAACATAGACGAGGTGGCCTTACGGACGAACCTAACCAGTTAGCGTCGTCATCAGAGGAAGAGTTAATGTCATTGAATGCTGCTAATAAAGTctcaaccgttacaagaccagctggacgaaccaaTGGAAAGGCATTAAAGCCCATTACTCCCCTGAAGACGTTATCAGAAGAATCATTAATGCCCCAACGGgtataatccccaagggtatataaaaccctctcaacaccaaaacaaggtacAAAAAAACAACATCACAACTTTAACTActtttattcttgatatttcaaCTACTGTCTTCTTCCGTActgactttgccatcggaggcgttgtggcaggcaccacaccggtgaccccCCGAATAAGTTCT
This genomic stretch from Castanea sativa cultivar Marrone di Chiusa Pesio chromosome 1, ASM4071231v1 harbors:
- the LOC142631106 gene encoding uncharacterized protein LOC142631106 translates to MSCGLEELPSVLWAYRTTARTSTGETPFRLTYGTEAVIPVEIGMSSIRREVFHEEDNDDQLRINLDCLDEVRDKASDVTKKYQQKMNEYYNKRVKLRRLGIGDLVLRKVTTTTKNSAHRKLGPTWEGPYRVVHYSRQGSYHLKTLDGQKLPRPWNIEHLKKYHQQM